DNA from Aggregatimonas sangjinii:
CTTTTAACACCTAAGAAAAGAGCGAATATTATAAACCACGGATATCTTAATGTTAAAACAGAAACTTTTCTGGAATTAGTCAAAAATTGCAGTTTCAATATATTGCCATCCTGCTCTGAAGGGTTTTCCACAGCGATTACAACTGGTATGTTTCATGGCTTAATCCCAATTGTAATGCGAGATACGGGATTTAACCGTTTAAAGAATAACGCTATTTTTTTAGAAGACTACAAAGTACCTTATTTAAATCAAAAATTAACTGAAATTTCCGCAAGGCCCTCTAAAGAGTTAGCGAATTTCAGTAAGAGTGTTTTTGAATTCGCGCATGAAAATTTTTCCAATTCCGCTTTTGAAATGAACTTTAAAGAAATCATTGATACAATAATGAAAAATGAACAAAATGATTAAAGTCGTTCATTTACAAACACATCTGCCTTCTTCGGGAAATGCAGCTTTTCGACTGCACCAAGCGCTGAATCAAAATGGTGTGCATTCAAGAATGCTATCTTTGACATCGGATGTAGCGCCAAACACCAATTTAAATCACCTGAATCTAAAAGCCACAATTGTGGCAAGGTTGAACAGTAAATTTCACAATCGTCATAATGAAAATGTTATTGAGAAGTTCGGTCTTTTTTCATATCCCGTTTTAGGTACTGATATTTCAAATCACCACTTTGTACGTGAAGCTGATGTAATCTATATTCACTGGGTGCTCGCAGGTTTTTTGAACTTCTCCGGCCTTGAGAAACTTATGAAATTAGGCAAACCGATTATTTTTTTTATGCACGATATGTGGACCATAACAGGGGGTTGTCATCACAGTTTTACCTGCACAAAGTATTCAGGAACCTGTAGTAAGTGTCAAATGTTCGAAAATGCCAAAACAAACGGGCTTCCTGCAAAAGAACTGCGAAAAAAGGTACGGTTATACCACAAATACGATAATTTAAACTTTGTCTCTCCCAGTAACTGGCTCTACGAGCTCGCAAAGAAATCGGTTTTAACAAAAGACAAGCCGCTTTTTCATATTCCCAATCTTGTTGATACTACAATCTTCAAACCCGCGGATAAAAAGACGGTTCGACAGATTTTAAATTTGCCAAATACTGGAACTCTTATTGGTTTTGGAGCCATTTCACCAAAAAGTCCCTATAAAGGCTGGTCTTACTTAAAGAAAGCCTTCGAGCTTGTAGCTGAACAAGGAAGGGAAGATATTGGTATAGTGATTTTCGGTAGTGATTATGATCAAGAAATAGAGCAGGCACTACCTTTTAAATGCTACTTTGTCGGGCGACTAAGGGATGAGTATTCATCCGCATTGGTATATAATGCCGTCGATCTTTTTGTAGCGCCATCGCTTGCCGAAACCTTCGGCTTGGTGATTCTAGAGTCGCTGCGTTGCGGCACTCCCGTTGTAGCCTTTAAAACTGGCGGAATACCCGAGTTGATACGTCATAAAAAAAATGGCTACCTAGCCAAGTATAAAGATAGTTTAGACCTTGCCGAAGGAATTTTGTTCTGTCTCAATATGTTAAGCAGCGGTGAAGCCTTGCCGGAATTTGATACCGAAGTGATCGTCAAACAACATTTAGCGCTTTATAAACAAATAGCACCAAATAAATTCATTGGTTGAAATGGCAAATTCTCCTAAGGAAATATTTAAAGGGCTGGGTGCGGATTTTCACCAAAAACCAGTGTACTATTATTTTTGGGGCGGCATTTTACTTTATATGCTAGGTTTCGCTATTTCTACAACTCCAAGCCCAATCTATATCATTTGCGATTTACTACGGGTAGTTGGTATTTTGATTTTTGTTGTTTCAGCTACTCAGATGATATCGTATTCCTTTGAAAATAGGTACCTGAAAGTCATTTACACGCTGTATTTAGTTTGGATGGGAATAATTGTTTTTCGAGGTTTAAAATTAGAATATGAATTCACCAAAGATTTACTATTTGATCCTTTTATGGGAGTATTTCTATATTTCGCCCCTCTTTTTCTTCTTTTTCCCAAAACACATTTATTTTACAAGGCTACCTTCAAAATGCTCATTTTTGCAGCCTTGCTATTTGGTGTTTTCATGTTGTATTCTTCAGTAGACCTTTTAAATTTGAAATATGAGTTGGGGCGGGACACGCTTGAATATTACGTTAAGTTATTAGGACTTCCTGTTGGGTTTCTTATACTAACATATCCCTATCAAAATAAACAACGTAGATTTATAGCGGTTTTTGTGATATTATTAGTTTTTTTATCAGCCACATATAGGGCTAGAAGGGGATTAATGTTTATGTCTGGCACCGTATTTATTTTTACTTCTTTTATTTATATCCTAAAAAATAAAAAACAATTTTTAACCATAATTTTTGGCACATTATTACTGTTATTATTTTCTGGGTTTGCCTACACACTTTTTGGAACAGGGGATTCTATTATTTTAAACAAAGTAACGGAACGCTTAGATGAAGATACTCGTACTGGTGTAGAAGAATATTTTTATGCCGATATGCAATTACGCGATTGGATCGTTGGTAGAGGCATGAGTGGTCTTGTCGCGGCACCAATAGATTTAGATCCTTCGGAGGAGCATCCTGGCTATCGTGAAGGAGTTGAGACCGATTACCTTACCATTATTTTAAAAGGTGGGATAATTGGTCTCGGGCTATTACTGTTGATTGCAATTCCTGCGATAATCAAAGGTTTATTCTTTTCAAAAAACTTGCTTTCAAAAGCTGCTGGATTTTGGATTTTACTTTGGCTTGTTTCGCTATACCCGTCTACTGTAACTTCATTTACGTTAAGCTATATATTGGTTTGGATTTCAATTGGCATTTGCTATTCGGATACCATTCGCCTTAGTTCAGAGGAAATCGTAGCTCAATACTTAAATCCGGCCAAACGAAAAATGGAAAGTAAGAAGAAATATTTATAACCGCTCGCAGTAACACATACCTTATGCCCTTACCTAAAGTTCTTATTCTCAATCAACCGTTCGTCAATGATACCGGGGGTGGAATTACCTTATCGAATCTCTTTTCAGGTTGGGACAAAGATAAGCTGGCGGTTGCATGCCTGGGCTATGTGCTGACTCCTCATATAGACCCGACAGTTTGCAACAACTATTATCAATTAGGTGATGAGGAGCGAAAGTGGATTTTTCCCTTTAATATTTTAAGTAGAACCTATAAAAGTGGCCCTATAAAATTTACGGATACTTCAAAAAAAAATATAGTTGAAGAAGTTTCAAAATCGAAAACCAGAGTAGGCTTTCTTAACACATATTTAAATCCCTTTTTAGAATTTACGGGTCTTTCACAGATAATTACCAGGACAACATTATCTCCAAAATTCAAAAGATGGCTTGATGAGTATTCTCCTGACGTAATTTATTTACAATGCTCTACACGTGAAAGTATCTTGTTCTGCATAGAAGTCTTAAAATATTTAAAAAAGCCCAGCGTATTTCACATGATGGATGATTGGCCAATGCTTATAGGCATAAAGGGCTTTTTCGGATCTTATTGGAAGAATAGAATCGATAAGGAATTTAAAGAACTGCTAAACTTGGCAGATACGCATTTAAGTATATGTGATTATATGGCGGAAGCATACAAAATTAGATATGGTATTGATTTTGTTACTTTTCATAATCCGATCGACATTGATTTTTGGCAAAAGGGTCAAAAAAAACAATATGCACTGAACGGTACCCCTAAACTGATGTATGCCGGCCGTATAGGTTTAGGTATTGATGATTCCTTAAAAACAGTGGCGAAGGCCATAGAAAAAATTAATACGGAGCTCCAAATGAATATTCAATTTATAATTCAATCGATTGCAGCGCCTTCTTGGATAAATAACTATTCAGTGGTGGTACACAAAAACTTTGTGCCCTACTCTCAATTACCTTTCGAATTTGGCTCGGTTGATTTTTTAATCTTACCTTATGATTTTAGTCCTGAATCCTTAGCCTACATTAAATATTCAATGCCTACGAAAGCTTCCGAGTATATGGCAAGTGGGACACCTATTATAATTTATGCACCGCAAGAAACTGCTTTGGTAGATTATGCACAGCGAAACAAGTGGGCGACCCTGGTCACGGATCAAGCAGAAAATAAATTGGTTGAAGGGTTAAAAAAAATAATCTTAGACGATAATTATCGCCGAAAACTGGCAGAAATAGCTACGAACGTTGCCATTGAGAGACATGATATTAGAACTGTAGGAAAAGATTTTCAAAAAATTCTTTCAGAAACTGCGCGGAAAAATTAAGAAAATGAAATAGCCGACAACCTTAGGTGACTACATGTCTCCCTTGAATGCTTCGCGGTTAACGACAGATTATCGAAAAATTGGTATTCCTATTTTCAAAAAATCTATTTTTGCAATCCTATTCAAATTGAAACCTTAGTTTTTTAGTAAGAGTAGTTGATAATTAATTTGATGTTTTGTCTTTAAAAACTTAGGACTGAAGAAAAGTAGGGTTTTTGAGGAGTTAGAGGTTTTAGAATAGTACTAGTTTATATAAAAAACAGAAGGGCAAATATCTAATTTTCAATATATTATATAACGAAGAGTACTTCCAAAGTTGTAAATAATGGAAAACACTGTCCCCCCATTCATTGTATTTCACAAACAAAGTGTAGTGATTGTGCTTTTTCTTTTATCGCTTGGTAGCACCTTTGCTCAGGTAAAAATAGGGGATAACCCTCAAAGTATCGATTCCGCTTCGCTTTTAGAACTTGAAGGCACTGATAAGACAATGGTTTTGTCAAGAATCACAACTACACAAATGCAAGCCATAACTCCCTTGCAAGGTGCGATAGTTTACAATATTGAAGAGCAATGTGTTTTTTATTACAACGGTTTGGCTTGGATGAACCTTTGTAAGGATGCAAGTGGATTTTCAATAGTAGATAACGGAAACAATACTTACACGGTTAATGATGGTATCAATCCCGAATTTACATTTTCAACCAACACGGAAACCATTACCAATATCGTACAAAACCCAGATGGCACATACACCTATACCAACGAAGCGGGTGAGGAAACGCTTATAGCAACTAGTGCCACGGGTACTAGTACTTTTTCGATAACGGATAATGGAAATAATACCTACACGTTCAACGATGGTACTATTCCGGCATTTACACTTTCGGCCAATCCGGAAACCATTACCAATATCGTACAAAACCCAGATGGAACCTACACCTATACCAACGAAGCGGGTGAGGAAACGCTTATAGCAACTAGTGCCACAGGTACTAGTACTTTATCGATTACGGATAACGGAAACAATACCTATACATTCAACGATGGTACCATTCCGGCCTTTACACTTTCGGCCAATCTCGAAACCATTACCAATATTGTGCAAAATCCTAACGGAACATTTACATATACGAATGAAGCCGGCGAAGAAACCGTGATTGCCAATGGCTCTGGTACAGGTATGAGCACTTTATCAATAGTGGATAATGGCGATAATACCTACACCGTAAATGACGGCGTAAATCCCGAATTCACTATTATAGCGACTCCGGAAACCGTTACGAATATTACCCAAAATACAGACGGGTCGTACACTTATACCAATGAAGCTGGTGAGGAAACCATTATTGCTTCAAGCGCCTTAACGATTACCGATAATGGGGATAACACCTATACGTTCAATGATGGAACAAATCCGGCATTTACCATTACAGCGACTCCGGAAACCGTCACGAATATTACCCAGAATACAGACGGGTCGTACACTTATACCAATGAAGCCGGAGAGGAAACCATTATTGCTTCAAGCGCCTTGACGATTACCGATAATGGCGATAACACCTATACTGTCAATGATGGAACAAATCCCTCATTTACCATTACAGCGACTCCGGAAACCGTCACGAATATCACCCAGAATACTGATGGGACGTATACCTATACTAATGAAGCTGGAGAGGAAGCAACTATTGCTTCAAGTGCACTCGCGATTACTGATAATGGCGATAATACCTATACCGTAGATGACGGCGTAAATCCTGAATTTATAATCACAGCTAAACCAGAAACGATTACCAGTATCACCGAAAATACTAATGGAACCTACACCTATACCAATGAATCCAACCAAGAAGTTATCATCTCATTGAGTGGCACTAGTGAAGAAGGTTCTGTTTTTTTTGCCGATAATTCTAACGGTTTTGGAGAAAATAACACGCAGTTCTTCTGGGACAATATAAATGAACGCCTAGGTATTGGAACAAATACAAATCTTACCGATAAACTTACTTTAAATGGCACCTTAGGTATCGCCGATGGCAGCGTATCGGAACCGTCATATCGTTTTTCGGCCGACCCTGATACTGGTATTTTTAGGAGTGATGATAATGAAATAGGTTTTACTGTCGGTGGTACTTCAAATATGAAGCTAACAGAAACCGGCTTATACTTAAATAATGCTTTGCCTATTGACCCATCATTAACTGACATGCCTTTATTGATAAGAGCAAACGAAGGCGAACTATTTGGTTTACAGCGTACCAATGGCGATTTAAAGTGGATTCTTAATCTTCGCGAGCAGACTTCCAGTGTTCGTGGTGGATTATCCTTTGTTGAATTAGGGATTAATTCCAGATTTTTTATTGAAAATACAAGAAATCCTTCAGGACCGGATTTTGGCAGGATTGGAATCAATACTGACAATCCGCAAGAAACATTACATGTTGTTGGGAACATGAGGGTCACTGACTTACCTCCATCCGCACCCAATGATAATATCGTAACCGTTGACGAGTTTGGCCGTTTTCATAAATCGACTAACACAGTAGCATCAAGGTCGGCTAAAAATTCAGAAATTAATTTCATGGCTCGGTGGATGAATACATTGATAAATATTCCACTTACAAACGGAAGAGCCACATTACCCATTTTCGGTGTTGAAGATATTAATGACGGGGGTGGAAATTATTGCCAAGTGGTCGAAAATGAATTACATGTCAAAACAAACGGAGTCTATGAAATTAAGGCAACAATTGCACTAAGCGGAAATCTGCAATCAAACGGTCTACCTGCTAATACCTATGCTCGAATTTCTGTGAATGACGTCGAAAAAGGCGCAATAAATGTAGCTGGCTATAGTGGGGCGACAGATTCAAATTCGCTTTCAAGTATTCATTTGAACGACATTTTAAAACTTCAAACTGGTGATAAAGTCGCCATTAC
Protein-coding regions in this window:
- a CDS encoding glycosyltransferase, with the protein product MPLPKVLILNQPFVNDTGGGITLSNLFSGWDKDKLAVACLGYVLTPHIDPTVCNNYYQLGDEERKWIFPFNILSRTYKSGPIKFTDTSKKNIVEEVSKSKTRVGFLNTYLNPFLEFTGLSQIITRTTLSPKFKRWLDEYSPDVIYLQCSTRESILFCIEVLKYLKKPSVFHMMDDWPMLIGIKGFFGSYWKNRIDKEFKELLNLADTHLSICDYMAEAYKIRYGIDFVTFHNPIDIDFWQKGQKKQYALNGTPKLMYAGRIGLGIDDSLKTVAKAIEKINTELQMNIQFIIQSIAAPSWINNYSVVVHKNFVPYSQLPFEFGSVDFLILPYDFSPESLAYIKYSMPTKASEYMASGTPIIIYAPQETALVDYAQRNKWATLVTDQAENKLVEGLKKIILDDNYRRKLAEIATNVAIERHDIRTVGKDFQKILSETARKN
- a CDS encoding glycosyltransferase: MIKVVHLQTHLPSSGNAAFRLHQALNQNGVHSRMLSLTSDVAPNTNLNHLNLKATIVARLNSKFHNRHNENVIEKFGLFSYPVLGTDISNHHFVREADVIYIHWVLAGFLNFSGLEKLMKLGKPIIFFMHDMWTITGGCHHSFTCTKYSGTCSKCQMFENAKTNGLPAKELRKKVRLYHKYDNLNFVSPSNWLYELAKKSVLTKDKPLFHIPNLVDTTIFKPADKKTVRQILNLPNTGTLIGFGAISPKSPYKGWSYLKKAFELVAEQGREDIGIVIFGSDYDQEIEQALPFKCYFVGRLRDEYSSALVYNAVDLFVAPSLAETFGLVILESLRCGTPVVAFKTGGIPELIRHKKNGYLAKYKDSLDLAEGILFCLNMLSSGEALPEFDTEVIVKQHLALYKQIAPNKFIG